The Anaerolineae bacterium sequence CATTCGCTCGCCGGCTGGGGCTGAGGCGCCGGCCGAACCGCCGGCTCTTTGGCGAACCACGGCACGGTCTTGATGGACTGCTTCATGATCTTCTCATGCAGTTTCATAAACCCGTACACCAACGCCTCGGGGCGCGGGGGACAGCCCGGGATGTACACATCCACCGGGATGATCTCGTCAATGCCCTGGAGCACCGCGTACGAGGTGAATATCCCGCCCGAGATGGCACAGCTCCCCATGGCGATCACATACTTCGGCTCTGCCATCTGGTTGTAGATGCGGAGCACCTGGGGGGCCATTTTCTGGGTGATCGTGCCGTTGACGATGAGCAGGTCTGCCTGGCGGGGAGAGGGGCGGAAAAGCTCCATGCCGAAGCGGGCGATATCATAGCGGGCGCAGGCCGCGGCGATCATCTCGATGGCACAGCAGGCCAATCCGAACATGACGGGCCAGGTGGAGCCGCGCCGGCCCCAGTTGTAGACGGCATCCACCGTGGTCA is a genomic window containing:
- a CDS encoding NADH-quinone oxidoreductase subunit B produces the protein MNDEEIPRNILLTTVDAVYNWGRRGSTWPVMFGLACCAIEMIAAACARYDIARFGMELFRPSPRQADLLIVNGTITQKMAPQVLRIYNQMAEPKYVIAMGSCAISGGIFTSYAVLQGIDEIIPVDVYIPGCPPRPEALVYGFMKLHEKIMKQSIKTVPWFAKEPAVRPAPQPQPASE